GAAAGATGCTGATAAAAGCCACAAACACACTTGCATGAACTTGGGCAGAAAGCCGTGATATTCCTGCGCTTACCAGCACAGCAGCGGTGCAAAGCAACCAAAAAGGATCTAAAGAAATGACCCTAAAGTTGGTGTATTACTGCCCAGGGACATGAGAGGTCAGGGAGGTTGACACCTACCAGATCCTCCAGCTTTCTGCACTCCAGGGTAGCTGTCCTTCCTCGGatactttctctcttttccttcagaaaacttaATATCCGCCTGAATTTCTTCTgaagcaaactaaaaaaacctgttGTTTTTATCCCTTTGATGGGGCTGgatctttctcttcctgttccttcCTAGTCCTGGGTAAAACTGCAGCACAGATGCGTTGAGCCGGCGAGTCAGCTCTTCGTGCCATGTCTCCTGGGCAGGAGGTGGTGACACCCTTGGCCTGATCTGCTGGGAGCATCATGTTTCTTCCTTGTTAATCTTCCAGCTTTTTATTCTGGGGAGCTGCTGGAGTCACCTCGCCACTTTTGTCCCTCTCCTTTTAGGGCTGGGCACTAGGAAAAACCATCAGCCCTCCCAGGAAAGGGCTGGAGGCAAAGGACGTTCAGGCTGCCAAGAGGGTGAGGAGCTTTTGAAGCTTGGTGGGACCACGGATGGGGAAAGCATAAGAAAATGGGGAGGGAAATATGCAACCAGAACCTTGTAGGTGCTGGAAGAGGGGCTGCAACTCAATGCACGTAAAGGGGCACAAGTTGGGGTCCTTGGGACCCCTGCCACGAATGTGCCTGTAGCCGCCCATCACTACATGCCCTCCAAGAAGCACTGTCCTGGCTCTGAGCTCACAGGGAAATGTTTCTAAGCAATTTCTAACCCACTGATCCTTCGTTAAGCTCCATggctaaatatatatatttttggcaTGGCAGCAACTGGGAGTTTTAGAGACAGGGTCACTGTGACCCAGCTGAAGGGCTACCAACTGAGATAACTCTCCCAGCTGCAATCACTTGGCCAGGTTTGGAGAAGCGAGTCTCATTTCCAGCAAACTATTCCCATCAGGAAGAGCCGCAGGGGGGGTCGCTCACTCCGGGAACAGCAGGACTGGAAGCAAACGCCCTGCAACCACTTCCCAGGGAAGCATGGCCTGGGGTGAGCAGGTTGGGAGACAATCTGTCCTGCCAGACACAAGAGGTGGGTGTAACTGGGTGAATGTTGGCATCTAATGAGACACCTCTGTCTGAGCTGGGCTGCTTTGCTCTTGGGTGGAGAGCGGCTCTGCACTGTCAGCAGAGCCTAGGGCAGAGCTCCTTTCATCTCAAAATTAGGTGCCTACGGTTGGGCAAATGAGTCGCACCCTAAAAGCATCTACAGAGCCTGGAAAACCGGCTGGGGTGGAGACATCTGCATTGCAGATTTCTAGAGCGAAGGGACACCCTGGAAGagagctggagctgggagagAGCTGGATGGGGATCAGAGACATGGAGGGAACCTGTGGCCCTGAAGGAGTCAGAAAAACATCAATCTCTACCTCCAAGCAAAGCACCGAGTTTTATTGGGGTTCGGTGTTTTCTCAGCAGGTGCCTCTGAGAGGAGCGTGGTGGGACCACGGTGGTTCAGGGACCTCCAGCAACCCACAAATGTGTCCTTGCAGAACGGTTCAGGAGCTTTTCCCCTGATTCACCCAGGTTTTCCTCTTTGGTCCTTCCTGCGCTGACAGCCTGCCTATTCGTATTCTCCTCTGCCTTGCCCAGCTGGGCTCGAATCGGTGTCAGGACATGGACCCAACATACAAGGTGACGCATAGGATCATGCTCCTCCCTGCCAGAGATGTGGCAAAGGGAAAGGGGATGAGAtgggagaaagagcaaaaaatacTCAAGGCTTTTTGCTCAAAAGCCTTTCCCAGTAGCCCTGATTGcccttttttaataaatcttcatGCTTGAGCTCCTGCAGTGATTTCAGGTTggctctgcagaaagcagatgCCTATCCTGCGGCGGGATCCCCCCTGTTTCCCAACTGACGGGACCAAGTGACAGCGATGCACCGGACTGAGCGTGGATGGAGGGCAGATGTGACAGCGTGACAAAGAGCAGCACCGAAATATCGGCCGTAAGTTTGCCCTCGATGGGACCCGTGGGGATGGTGAGATGGGGCTTCATCACGGGGTGCCCCCTCATATCTCGTCTGTTATTCTGAGCCCAACATCGCCCGCTCCCTCCCACTCTTGCTTCTGGTTCCTCTTCTCGGTTCTATAATCAATAACGTGTATTTATTTTGGTGATGCCTCTTCCTCTTTTGGGTTTcctcagaagaaaagcagcagtttttgAGGGAATCAATGTAGGTGAGTTAGGCAAAAATGCCAGAACTTGTATTTCACCTATCCACTCCAGCTGCTTTTTGTAGTCGAGAAATATCTAACCAGCACAGCCACAGGAGCCTCTGGTACGATTTATCCCATCTTGACCCTCCTGAACAGCCAACAGGGAGAAACAGGCTTTTCTTGGGAGTTATCCAGGAAGCTGGACGTGTGTAATGGTGTGGAAAATTGCATTCCAGGTGGCTTTGTTTCCCTTCACTGCCTGCAAAGGGGGCTTGAATGACTGGAGGTCCACCACGAGAAGGTGGAAAGGTAAGCGAGGTGTCCCCATCCTGTGCAGCTTTTCTTAATCTTGCTGACCCAAAAGCtaagaaatccagaaaaatacATCCATAGCAAGGCAGAAAGTGGAGAgtgcaaaacaaaatgttcttttatttaaaataaatatcagaaacGTAGACAGAGATAGAGACCAGCTCCCCAAACCAAGCCAGTTTGTAGTGAAAGGCCACCTCCCTTGGCAAAACAGACACTGCATCTGCCTTGCAATTGatgtcagaaagaaaacactttggAAAGAGATATAAACAGGAGGATTCAGTCCgttaaaggcaaaataaattaaaaaagaccACACATTTGAAAATCCTGAGTGCTCTCCATCCTTGATCAACCCCTCGATGTTCCCTCCCTTCTGATGTGCTGACTCCATCACCTCATACCAGCTGATCCTTTCTCCTCACCGCTGTCTGCTGGTGTCTCATCTCCCCATCCTTGCTGTACAGGTGCCATCCCAAAGCTCCCAATGGAGATGGAAGTGGGAGAGGAGCAGCAAGTTAGCTTGGCGAGATGCTCTGAGCAACCACAGCAAACAGCTGGCACCACACAGGAGACGTCCCTTTCGTTAAGGTCTGATTGACAGACATCTCAAGGACAGATTCGGAGGGGAGATCTGAATCCTACCCAGTCCAGGGGGGACATCAGCTGCCCCGTCACCGACTGGTCCTCTGAGGGTGGGGTTTGGGTGATTTCTTGCAAACGAGCCCCCATCCCCATCTTGAACCAGGGGAAGACCCTCTCCCCATTGAACAAGGCTCTGGTATAAACCAAGATGGAAGCATCATCATCTGTGCTGAAAAATGCCACCCTCCCCCCTTCATAGTCCAAGGAGACCCGTATCCTCCTGGGAAGCGGGTTCAGGCGCAGGTTGGCACGGGGGGATGTGAGTGAGTGATAAGCCTCCAGCGCCCAGACCCCCTCCTTGGGGGTGAGGCTCATCGGTCCCTTCCTCTTGACCGACGCTCGGGCCACCCCCAGGGCCCAGACGCCCCCCTGTCCCACCTCCACCTCCCAGAAATGCCTCCCTGAGGTGAAGCCCTCGCAGCCCAGCACGCAGGGTTCGAAGTCAAATCTCTCCGGGTTGTCCGGGAGGTCCTGCTGAGTCAGCTGGCCCCTGGCTTGTTTTCGGTCCTCGGAGAGGTGAAGGTTGGGGTGAGCCGTGGCCGGGTCCAGAGTCACGTTGGCTGCAGGACAAGGGAGAACCAGAGTACTGGAGGTAGGGCTTGGCCCCAGGAGAGGCTCGagatatttcttttcctcccagcatCTGGGACCCGCCCCGCGCTCCTGTTTCTCCCAGCTCTGGATGCTTCATGGGGGGCACGGGCAGGTCTGGGGCTGGCGCTAGGCTTGGGGTCCCCCAGCAGAGATACCCCTGggtggaaggagaagggggagaggacAAAGCATGGAGCAGAGGCATGGGGAGGGGATGGTGGGAAATTcatggggtgggaagggaaagtACAAATGCTCTTCTCAGGTGTTCCCTTTCTTCAGGTCCCAGAGGGGCATTTGGCTTTATTAGGACCATATCTCAGCCCCTGGATACACCAGGACCATCAACGTCAGGATGCTGtcacccttcccttcctctccccggGGGGATTGCGTTGTTTTTTCCATAGGAATCTCTTCCACAAGCCAAAACCCCATTTTCTCCCACCCACTACCATCGACTTACTTGGCTCTTGCAATTTAAACATCAGGCTGTCTAAAGAGGAGAGAGATTTCATGGTATCAGGTTTATGTGTCAGACAAACTGGCTGCAGCTTAGCTTTATCATGCAGGCTGGGGAGGTGAAACAGCTAATGGGAGACTTGGGAGGGGAAATATTGAGGGTGTGAGGGCTTGGCCGGGTGCAAAGGCTCTGGGTTGAGTTGCTCTGGTGCAGGTGTTTATGCTGTGATAGCTATATAACTCTCCCAAAGCCAGGGCAGATGAACCTCCTGGCCAAGCTAAGCTCAGCTCCAAGAGACATTGCAATGGATTTCTCCCCCTGTTGTAGCATCCCCTCCCTGGCTTTCTTCCCACATGAACTTTAATTTTCCCACCAGCTCGGAAGCGATGGGAACAACCACACCAGCAGCTCTGTTTGAATTTGCTTTTTTACGTGAGACGTGGGAGAGGAGACTCCTTTGCTGagcttgtttttctctcctctccaatTCCCAACTATTTTTGCCCCAGGAAAAACTGTCAGTGTCCTTCTCTGGTTAAAAGTTTCAGCTGCATTTATTTACAACAGTTACTAGGTGGGTTTTGCATTAGCAGCCGGCACACAAGAACCGAGTTTCTCCCAGATATCAGGCACAAAAGGCAACGTGCCCTCTCTTAACCCTGCTCGGTACCTTGGCATTTCCTCAGCATGCCTCTCACGAGGACATTTCTCTGAACAAAGTCCTCAAGTCTTCTTTCCAGTTCGGAGGAAATCTCCACTGGAGGGTTGAACTTCATCTCACAACTGCGAAGAGAGCAAAAGAGGGTAAAAAACATGTGTGATATATTTGATTGCTCATTTTGTTCTCATTAAACAATCCAGGAGAAGCTATGGGA
The sequence above is a segment of the Aptenodytes patagonicus chromosome 27, bAptPat1.pri.cur, whole genome shotgun sequence genome. Coding sequences within it:
- the LOC143171540 gene encoding zinc finger protein RFP-like isoform X3 produces the protein MATQSPSEKLHSEASCSICLAYFQDPVSIHCGHNFCRACITRCWEGLEVHFSCPQCRQTALQKSFRPSRELANIAEIARQLSLRAGGRGAAGRENLCRQHQESLKLFCKEDQQPICVVCDRSEAHRFHAVVPVEKAAQEYKEEIQARLQALKEEREKYLESRKTGVRKSSYLDQERLLLTQLADLDRAITRVQEEAVVKVLEEVFHLDTLIWEMEGKFQQPPSQFLQDIKRLLNSCEMKFNPPVEISSELERRLEDFVQRNVLVRGMLRKCQDSLMFKLQEPTNVTLDPATAHPNLHLSEDRKQARGQLTQQDLPDNPERFDFEPCVLGCEGFTSGRHFWEVEVGQGGVWALGVARASVKRKGPMSLTPKEGVWALEAYHSLTSPRANLRLNPLPRRIRVSLDYEGGRVAFFSTDDDASILVYTRALFNGERVFPWFKMGMGARLQEITQTPPSEDQSVTGQLMSPLDWVGFRSPLRICP